In Cellulomonas sp. Y8, the genomic stretch ACCGCCGCCGCTGACCCCGGTCCGCCGGCGGGGGCCGCGATCGCGCCTGGGCACACCTCGCGCGCGGCTACGATCCCCGGCATGGGGCAGCGAGTGACCATCACCGACGTGGCGCGGGACGCGGGCGTGTCCGTCGCGACGGTGTCGAAGGTCATCAACGGCCGGTACGGGGTGGCGCAGGCGACCTCGACCCGGGTCATGGAGGTCATCGACCGGCTCGGGTACGAGTCGAGCCTGGTCGCGCGCAGCCTCCGGTCGCACCGCACGCACGTGCTCGGGATCCTGGTCGCGGAGTTCGAGCCGTTCTCCGCCGAGATCCTCAAGGGCGCGGCGGCGGCGCTCGCGGACTCCGACTCCGGCTACGAGCTGCTCGCCTACACCGGCGGCCTGCACGGACGCGGGGCCGGCTGGGAGCGGCGCTACCTGTCGCGGCTCAGCGGCACCCTGATCGACGGGGCCGTGCTGGTCACCCCGACCGTGGTGGAGGCCGACGCCGGGGTGCCGGTCGTCGCGATCGACCCGCACACCGGCCCGACCGGCCTGCCGACCGTCGACTCGGACAACCTCGCCGGCGCGGTGCTCGGGACGGAGCACCTGCTGGGCCTCGGGCACCGGCGGATCGCGTTCGTCGGCGGCCGCCCCGACCTGGAGTCGTCCCGCCTGCGCGAGCAGGGCTTCCGGCGGGCGATGGCCGCCGCGGGGGTCGCCGTCGACGAGGTGCTCGTCCGGGAGGGCGACTACCGCAAGGAGCCGACGCGCGAGCCGGTGCGCGAGCTGCTCAGCCTGCCGGACCGCCCGACCGCGGTGTTCGCGGCGAACGACCTCTCGGCGATCGCGACGATCGAGGTCGCCCGCGAGCTCGGGCTGCACGTGCCGCGCGACCTGTCCGTGATCGGGTTCGACGACATCCCCGAGTCGGCGCAGACGGAGCCGCCGCTCACGACGGTGCACCAGCCGATCCAGCGCATGGGGGCGGCCGCGATCGCGCTGCTCACGGCGCTGCTCGACGGCGGCGAGGCGCCGGACCCGCACGTGCGGCTGCCGACGTCGCTGGTCCGCCGCGGCTCGACCGCCCCGCCGGCCTGAGCCGGGCGCCGTCAGGCGCCGGGGGTCCAGGTGTACGGGGCGCCCGCGGCGATGCGCACGTACTCCCCTGCGCCACCCATGCCGCCGACCAGGCGGTCGGCGAGCGCGCGGCCGGGGTCGGACAGGATCGCGTCGTGGATCGGCGCGGCCACCCGCGGGCGCACGGCCCGGACGTAGTCGATCGACTCGGCGAGCTTCAGCCACGGCCCCGCGACCGGCACGAGCAGCACGTCGACGGCGGTCCCGGCGGGCGGCGGCGTGAACGAGTCGCCCGGGTGCAGCAGCGCCCCGTCCACCAGGTACGCGACGTTGTGCGCGCGGGGCACGTCGGGGTGGATCACGGCGTGCCACTCGCCCACCGCCCGGACGGCGAACCCGGCCGCGTCGAACGCGTCCCCGTCGGCCGCGGCGTGCACCCGGTCCGCGGGCGCGCCGGCCTCGGTGAGCTGCGCGACCACGCCCGCGGGCGCCCACACGTCGAACCCGGTGCGGGCGCCGAGCGCGGCGGCGAGGCGCGCGACGTCCACGTGGTCGACGTGCTCGTGGGTGATCAGCACGGCGTCGGCGTCGTCGAGGACGGTCGGGTCGCTGAACGAGCCCGGGTCGAGCACCAGGCGGCTGCCGTCGCGCTCCAGGCGGACGCAGGCGTGGCCCCAGTGGGTGATCTCGGCGGCGCGGGCGGGGGTGCTGTCGGTCATGGGGCCAGCATCACCCCAGGTGGGCGCGGCGTCGACCCGGGCGGCCCGGCGGGGCGGACGTGATTCCGCGAACGGCGGGCGGCCCGTTACCGTGTGCCCCGTGCTGGTGCTGGGAGTGTGCTCGCTCAAGGGCGGCGTGGGGAAGACATCGGTGACGCTCGGGCTGGCGTCCGCCGCGCTGGAGCGCGGGCTCCGCACGCTGGTGGTCGACCTCGACCCGCAGGGCGACAGCACGCTCGCGCTGGCCACCGCCGGCGCCGAGGCCGACGTCGCCGGCGTGCTCGACTCCCCCACGGCGGAGTCGATCGCCGCCGCCACCGCGCCCAGCGCCTGGGCCGAGGCCGGCCTGGACGTGCTGGTCGGCTCGGCCGCGTCCTCGCGGCACGACGCCTACGACGGCGCGGACGCCGACGTCGACCGGCTGCGGTTCGCGCTGGCCTGGGTGCACGACTACGACCTGGTCCTGGTCGACTGCCCGCCGTCGCTCGGCGGCCTGACCCGCACCGGCCTGACGGCCTGCGACCGTGCCGTCGTCGTGACCGAGCCCGGGCTGTTCTCGGTCACGGCGGTCGGGCGTGCGATGAAGACCATCGACGACCTCCGCCGCGGTCCCGCGGGCCAGCTCCAGCCCCTGGGCGTGGTCGTGAACCGGGTCAAGGCCCGGTCCGTGGAGCAGGCGTTCCGGCTCGACGAGCTCCGCGGGCTGTACGGCCCGCTGGTGCTGACCCCGTTCGTCCCCGAGCGCGCGGCGCTGCAGCAGGCGCAGGGCGCGGCGCAGCCGGTGCACGCGTGGCCGGGCGCCGGCGCGCGCGAGGTCGCGGGGGCGTTCGAGGAGCTGCTGGACCGCGCGCTGCGCGCGCCGCGCACCTGACCGTCAGCCCGCGGCGGACTCCCCGCCCGCGCAGCCGCAGCTGGCGCGCGGGATCAGCCGGGTCGGCAGCGTCCGGAACTGCGACGCGGCGCCGGGGTCCGCGACCCGCTCCTGCAGCAGCTGCACGGCGGTCCGCCCCATGTGCTCGAACGGCTGCCGCACCGTCGTGAGCGCGGGTGTCGTGAGCCGGCCGGCGAGGATGCCGTCGAACCCCGTCACCCGGACCCGCCCCGGCACGTCGACGCCGTGCTCCGCGAGCACGTCGAGCACCACGAGCGCCGCCTGGTCGCTCTGGCAGACCAGCGCCTCCGGGAGCCGGTCGGCGGCGGCCAGGTCGGTGAGCGCGGCGAGCCACTCGGTGGACGCCAGCCCCTCGTGCCCGGGGCCGGGCGCGGGACGGTCCGGCAGCAGCGCCGCGACCGCGTCCCGGAACCCGGCGAGCCGCTCGGCGAAGTCGTACATCGACCCCTCCCCGACGAACGCCAGGTCGCGCACGCCGTGCACACCCACCAGGTGCTCGACCAGGCCGGTCATCGCCGCGCGGTTGTCGACCGCGACGTGGCTGAACGACGCGTCCGTGCCGGGGGTGTTGAACGCGACCAGCGGGACCGACTGCGCGATGGCGTGCACCGCGTCCAGGCTGTGGGTGCCCGGGAAGATCGCGAGCCCGTCCACCCGCCCGGCGATGTCGTACATCGCGGCGCCGCTGGGCGCG encodes the following:
- a CDS encoding LacI family DNA-binding transcriptional regulator; translation: MGQRVTITDVARDAGVSVATVSKVINGRYGVAQATSTRVMEVIDRLGYESSLVARSLRSHRTHVLGILVAEFEPFSAEILKGAAAALADSDSGYELLAYTGGLHGRGAGWERRYLSRLSGTLIDGAVLVTPTVVEADAGVPVVAIDPHTGPTGLPTVDSDNLAGAVLGTEHLLGLGHRRIAFVGGRPDLESSRLREQGFRRAMAAAGVAVDEVLVREGDYRKEPTREPVRELLSLPDRPTAVFAANDLSAIATIEVARELGLHVPRDLSVIGFDDIPESAQTEPPLTTVHQPIQRMGAAAIALLTALLDGGEAPDPHVRLPTSLVRRGSTAPPA
- a CDS encoding MBL fold metallo-hydrolase, which gives rise to MTDSTPARAAEITHWGHACVRLERDGSRLVLDPGSFSDPTVLDDADAVLITHEHVDHVDVARLAAALGARTGFDVWAPAGVVAQLTEAGAPADRVHAAADGDAFDAAGFAVRAVGEWHAVIHPDVPRAHNVAYLVDGALLHPGDSFTPPPAGTAVDVLLVPVAGPWLKLAESIDYVRAVRPRVAAPIHDAILSDPGRALADRLVGGMGGAGEYVRIAAGAPYTWTPGA
- a CDS encoding ParA family protein, with translation MLVLGVCSLKGGVGKTSVTLGLASAALERGLRTLVVDLDPQGDSTLALATAGAEADVAGVLDSPTAESIAAATAPSAWAEAGLDVLVGSAASSRHDAYDGADADVDRLRFALAWVHDYDLVLVDCPPSLGGLTRTGLTACDRAVVVTEPGLFSVTAVGRAMKTIDDLRRGPAGQLQPLGVVVNRVKARSVEQAFRLDELRGLYGPLVLTPFVPERAALQQAQGAAQPVHAWPGAGAREVAGAFEELLDRALRAPRT
- a CDS encoding LacI family DNA-binding transcriptional regulator, with translation MARRPTVYDVAERAGVSITTVSFAFRQPGRVAAGTRRAVMDAARELGYVPSASARGLAHGATGAFGLYSFDMMLADADGAAAPVPLEAAAVPEGDPRVFPLYVDEVERGFALECRENGRALLLASGAPSGAAMYDIAGRVDGLAIFPGTHSLDAVHAIAQSVPLVAFNTPGTDASFSHVAVDNRAAMTGLVEHLVGVHGVRDLAFVGEGSMYDFAERLAGFRDAVAALLPDRPAPGPGHEGLASTEWLAALTDLAAADRLPEALVCQSDQAALVVLDVLAEHGVDVPGRVRVTGFDGILAGRLTTPALTTVRQPFEHMGRTAVQLLQERVADPGAASQFRTLPTRLIPRASCGCAGGESAAG